In the Paenibacillus sp. FSL R7-0337 genome, GAACTGGCAGGACCATCTTATTACGTGTTACCGGTACATGTTCCTGCAACGGCGGTTGTACATCCAGACCGCTATGGCCATCCTTACATGTCCCTTGGTCTCAAGTTGAATCAGAATGTTCTTCAGAGTCTGCTAAGAGATCTTCAGGAGAATCTATTACCGGCTGCTTCCGGGCCATTCGCAGCTTGCGACATGGATATTGAATTGATGGAGGCTTGGCTGCGTTTATTGCGATTATCCAAAGCGTCAAGAGATATTCCGGCTCTTGCACCGGCTTATGAGCGCGAAATCCTGTATCGCGTACTGATGGGACCACAAGGAGGGAATCTGAGGCAATTTGGTCAGCGGGAAAGTGATTTGTCCAGGATATCTCAAATTGTAAAATGGTTTCGGAGTAATTTTATGAGGCCAATAGACATTGGTGAGCTGGCATCGAAATCGGGAATGGCTATAAATACCTTTCACCGGCAGTTTAAACGGGCTACGGGGTTAAGTCCTATTCAATTTCAAAAGCAATTAAGGCTCCTTGAGGCCAGAAATCTCATTGCCTTCGAGGGCTATCCAGTAGCAAGTGCCGCATATCATGTTGGCTATCAGAGTCCCTCGCAGTTCAAT is a window encoding:
- a CDS encoding AraC family transcriptional regulator, whose product is MDLMKDAGTRQMDTGVPGLSMIKGAIPNHQLAALYEPMIGFTVQGRKILSIGGSSTELAGPSYYVLPVHVPATAVVHPDRYGHPYMSLGLKLNQNVLQSLLRDLQENLLPAASGPFAACDMDIELMEAWLRLLRLSKASRDIPALAPAYEREILYRVLMGPQGGNLRQFGQRESDLSRISQIVKWFRSNFMRPIDIGELASKSGMAINTFHRQFKRATGLSPIQFQKQLRLLEARNLIAFEGYPVASAAYHVGYQSPSQFNREYSRFFGASPARDTESLRRIESMRD